A section of the Clostridium sp. TW13 genome encodes:
- a CDS encoding carboxylesterase/lipase family protein → MSITMVRTKKGDISGIEKEGYSVFRGIPYAKPPVGDLRFREPVEVDSWEGIYKADKFKAACMQNFGNPGGFYDKEFYSEGSPKTSEDSLYLNIWTPAENKGEKLPVVLWIHGGGFFGGYGHEKEFDGEEYCKKGVILVTINYRLGVFGFLVHPWLIDESDRGTVGNYGILDQITALKWIYENIEEFGGDFENITIMGQSAGSMSVQTLVSSQLTGNMIKKAILQSGGGYASELNRDYKIEEAIKIGEQFIKACEVDSLEELRKLPAEFIQDKANLIIAQGFASGQGLVFIPVIDNYVLKGGYNELVDNGFIKDIPYIIGSTKNDILVSPEMLEKGNRGSIYDACINWSLKCEELGHNASYVYYFTRDLPGDEAGAFHSAELWYMFGTLKRCWRPMEDKDYELSKKMIEYWTNFMKSGNPNHEGFDEWKPCKKTEPFIMEFFC, encoded by the coding sequence ATGAGTATAACAATGGTTAGAACTAAAAAAGGGGATATTTCTGGAATTGAAAAGGAAGGGTATAGTGTATTTAGAGGAATTCCATATGCTAAACCACCAGTTGGAGATTTGCGTTTCAGAGAACCAGTAGAAGTAGATTCTTGGGAAGGCATTTATAAGGCAGACAAATTTAAAGCGGCTTGTATGCAAAACTTCGGAAATCCCGGGGGATTTTATGATAAAGAGTTTTACAGTGAAGGTAGTCCTAAAACTAGTGAAGATTCATTATATTTAAACATATGGACACCAGCTGAAAATAAAGGTGAAAAGTTACCTGTAGTATTGTGGATTCACGGTGGAGGATTTTTTGGTGGTTATGGGCATGAAAAAGAATTTGACGGAGAAGAGTATTGCAAAAAAGGAGTTATTCTTGTAACTATTAATTATCGTTTAGGGGTGTTTGGATTTTTAGTTCATCCATGGCTTATAGATGAAAGTGATAGAGGGACAGTTGGAAACTACGGTATATTAGATCAGATAACTGCATTAAAATGGATATATGAAAATATCGAAGAATTTGGCGGTGATTTTGAAAATATTACTATTATGGGACAATCAGCTGGATCTATGAGTGTTCAAACATTAGTGTCATCACAGCTTACAGGAAATATGATAAAAAAGGCTATTTTGCAAAGTGGAGGTGGCTATGCTAGTGAACTAAATCGAGATTATAAAATAGAAGAAGCAATTAAAATAGGAGAACAATTTATAAAAGCTTGTGAGGTAGATTCTTTAGAAGAACTAAGAAAATTACCTGCAGAATTTATTCAAGATAAAGCAAATCTCATCATAGCACAAGGATTTGCTTCTGGACAAGGTCTTGTATTTATCCCTGTAATAGATAATTATGTACTTAAAGGTGGATATAACGAACTAGTGGACAACGGATTTATAAAGGATATACCTTATATAATTGGTTCAACTAAAAATGATATTCTAGTGTCACCAGAAATGTTAGAGAAGGGGAACCGTGGTAGCATATATGATGCATGTATTAATTGGAGTCTAAAGTGTGAAGAGTTAGGGCATAATGCATCCTATGTATATTACTTTACAAGAGATTTGCCAGGAGATGAGGCTGGAGCTTTCCATTCCGCAGAACTTTGGTATATGTTTGGGACATTAAAAAGATGTTGGAGACCAATGGAAGATAAAGACTATGAGTTAAGTAAGAAAATGATAGAATATTGGACTAATTTTATGAAAAGCGGAAATCCAAACCATGAAGGATTTGATGAATGGAAGCCATGTAAAAAAACAGAACCATTTATTATGGAGTTTTTCTGTTAG
- a CDS encoding tetratricopeptide repeat protein, which produces MNFWSILEIDPTDDISAIKKAYAKKLKLHNPEDDPIGYQKLREAYDSALKNVKFIKSINEDSSENITNSEQIQVKTYHDFSFSSSSIEEISSFNQISFQHSKVDLSEFNLNDAKNLYEKNNKFMLAVESLYNNFFARIDIDNWKALLNNDAMWNIENRENITKLMFDFLAIHHYLPQEIWILLDSNFNWNDSENFKYGHNNEEFLKYVKKQITQKTPLRYSFFNTKCLVDFESFLENREKAYDCILENSLSATDLYIKKVKQIYENDPDLLLIEGKLNLKNENFDNAILVLSELLLIEPDNSDALLCRATAYFEKNQLDAAINDYENAYNKTPADSDIPLILTKSYLKLGELEKAKDYVLKAIDLNSLSSEAKALRSQINARIKIKLNNELKNDPYNAQIKSKLYSIEREILQKNNVGSFKPIETPLMKRPYVKLGILIFICILILLAAKYL; this is translated from the coding sequence ATGAATTTCTGGAGTATACTTGAAATAGATCCAACTGATGATATTTCTGCAATAAAAAAAGCATATGCTAAAAAACTTAAACTCCATAACCCTGAGGATGATCCTATAGGTTATCAGAAGCTTCGTGAAGCATATGACAGTGCACTAAAGAATGTTAAATTTATAAAATCCATAAATGAAGATTCTTCTGAGAATATTACAAATTCAGAACAAATTCAAGTTAAAACATACCATGATTTCAGCTTTTCCTCTTCTTCCATAGAAGAAATTTCTTCATTTAATCAGATTTCCTTTCAACATTCAAAAGTTGACTTATCAGAATTTAATTTGAATGATGCTAAAAACCTCTATGAAAAAAATAATAAATTCATGTTAGCAGTTGAATCTTTATATAATAACTTTTTTGCAAGAATTGATATAGATAATTGGAAAGCTCTTTTGAACAATGATGCTATGTGGAATATTGAAAACAGAGAAAACATTACAAAGTTAATGTTTGATTTCTTAGCTATCCATCATTATCTCCCTCAAGAAATTTGGATTTTGTTAGATAGTAATTTCAATTGGAATGACTCTGAAAACTTCAAATATGGACATAATAATGAGGAATTTTTGAAGTATGTAAAAAAGCAAATAACACAGAAGACTCCATTGAGATATTCTTTCTTCAACACTAAATGTTTAGTAGATTTTGAAAGCTTTCTTGAAAATAGAGAAAAAGCTTATGATTGTATTTTAGAAAATTCTCTTTCTGCAACTGACCTTTATATAAAGAAAGTAAAACAAATTTATGAAAATGATCCTGACTTGTTACTTATTGAAGGTAAGCTTAATTTAAAGAATGAAAATTTTGATAATGCAATTTTAGTACTTAGTGAATTACTACTAATCGAACCAGATAACTCAGATGCCCTTTTGTGTCGTGCAACAGCATACTTTGAAAAAAATCAACTTGATGCTGCCATAAATGATTATGAAAATGCTTATAATAAAACACCAGCTGACTCAGATATACCTCTTATATTAACAAAGAGCTATCTTAAACTTGGTGAACTTGAAAAAGCAAAAGATTATGTTCTCAAAGCCATTGATTTAAATTCACTTTCCAGCGAAGCAAAAGCTTTGCGTTCTCAGATAAATGCACGAATAAAAATTAAATTAAACAATGAACTAAAAAATGATCCTTATAATGCGCAAATAAAATCTAAACTTTATTCTATAGAACGTGAAATTCTCCAAAAAAATAATGTAGGTTCATTTAAACCAATTGAAACTCCACTAATGAAACGCCCTTACGTAAAATTAGGCATACTTATATTCATATGTATTTTAATTCTTTTAGCTGCAAAGTATTTATAA
- a CDS encoding helix-turn-helix domain-containing protein, protein MDSNILNVEQAAEFLGVSEKTLIKLLREEHIPARKIGREWRFCKEALISWLSCGDSCNYINKAEIYQISVDESGKSQQLLDNICLHLSNIKSANNIKFVLKELNKDVSIPEDASLRMSYKQQRDIEKLEFKIYWPQREQYKIDMNQK, encoded by the coding sequence ATGGATAGTAATATATTGAATGTTGAACAAGCAGCAGAATTTTTAGGCGTAAGCGAAAAGACGTTAATAAAACTACTTAGAGAGGAACACATACCAGCTAGAAAGATAGGCAGGGAATGGAGATTTTGTAAAGAGGCTCTAATAAGTTGGTTATCTTGTGGTGATTCATGTAACTATATTAATAAAGCAGAAATATATCAGATTTCTGTAGATGAATCTGGTAAGTCTCAGCAACTATTAGATAATATCTGTTTACATTTATCAAATATAAAAAGTGCTAATAATATAAAGTTTGTTTTAAAAGAACTTAATAAGGATGTAAGTATTCCTGAAGATGCTAGTTTAAGGATGAGTTATAAACAACAAAGGGATATTGAAAAACTTGAATTCAAGATATATTGGCCACAGAGAGAGCAATATAAAATTGATATGAATCAAAAATAG
- a CDS encoding EamA family transporter, protein MWVLLAFGSAFFAGITAILAKIGVRNVDSNLATAIRTIIILIFSWIIVFIVGSENMIHQISGQNLMFLILSGMATGGSWLCYFKALQLGDVNKVTPIDKSSTVLTMLLAFILLGESITWIKFIGMCLIGIGTYMMITKRKVEIKEIRDNRWLFYAMLSAIFASLTSILGKVGISGVESNLGTAIRTIVVLIMAWVVVLVSKKQNELKGIDKKSWIFICFSGITTGTSWLCYYRALQKGLASIVVPIDKLSIVISILFSYVILREKITKKSFLGLLIIVTGTLLLLIK, encoded by the coding sequence ATGTGGGTATTATTAGCATTTGGTTCAGCATTTTTTGCTGGTATTACAGCTATTCTGGCTAAGATTGGAGTAAGAAATGTAGACTCTAATCTAGCCACTGCAATTAGGACTATTATAATATTAATTTTTTCATGGATTATTGTTTTTATTGTTGGTTCCGAAAATATGATTCATCAAATAAGTGGACAAAACTTAATGTTTCTAATATTATCTGGTATGGCAACAGGTGGTTCTTGGCTTTGTTATTTTAAGGCTCTACAGCTGGGGGATGTAAATAAAGTAACACCAATTGATAAATCTAGTACAGTATTGACTATGCTTTTAGCATTTATCCTTTTAGGGGAATCAATTACTTGGATAAAATTTATTGGCATGTGCTTAATAGGAATAGGTACATATATGATGATAACGAAGAGAAAGGTAGAAATCAAAGAAATTAGAGATAATAGATGGTTATTTTATGCTATGCTATCAGCCATATTTGCAAGTTTAACTTCAATTCTTGGGAAAGTGGGAATCAGTGGAGTGGAGTCAAATTTAGGAACTGCAATTAGAACAATTGTTGTATTAATTATGGCATGGGTGGTAGTCCTTGTTTCCAAAAAGCAAAATGAACTTAAAGGCATTGATAAAAAAAGCTGGATATTTATTTGTTTTTCAGGGATTACAACAGGAACTTCATGGCTTTGTTATTATAGGGCGTTACAAAAAGGATTAGCAAGTATAGTTGTACCTATAGATAAATTGAGTATTGTTATTTCAATTTTATTTTCATACGTTATTTTAAGAGAAAAAATTACGAAAAAATCTTTTCTGGGACTACTAATAATAGTTACAGGTACATTATTACTTTTGATAAAATAA